The nucleotide window GCCTTCCAGCTGGAACTTCAGGGTGCCCCGGCGGTACGCCTCGCGTGGGTCCTCCTCCGGGATCCAGCTGCCGCGATCCCAGATCAGCACGGGGCCGCCTCCATACTCACCTTTCGGGATGATGCCTTCGAACTTGTTGTACTCGATCGGGTGATCCTCGACGTGCACGGCCATGCGCTTGACGGCGGGATCCAGGCTCGGCCCCTTCGGCACGGCCCAGCTCTTCATGACCCCGTCCAGCTCCAGCCGGAAGTCGTAGTGCAGCCGGGTCGCGTCGTGCTTCTGGATCACGAACTGGAGGGAGCGGCCCCGCGCGGCTTGCCTGCCGACCCGGCCGCGCGGCTCGGGAGTGGCGGTGAAGCGCCGCTTCTTGCGATAGGTCGCCAGTGCCACCGGAATCTCTCCCTCAGCTCGCCCGGCGCCCGCGCGCCGACACGCCGCGTCCCGCCGTCCGTCCGGACGCCGTCGTACGCCGCCGGGATCCGGCGCGGCCCTGCTTCTGCTCGAGGCTCTTCTTGAGCAGCGGCATCAAATCGACGACGACCCCGCGCTTCTTCGCGGGCGCCGGCTCGCTCTCATCCACCTCCGCGGTCTTCCCGGAGGCGACCTTCTTCTTGATGAGGGCCATGAGATCGGCGGCGTAAGTATCCTTGTACTTCCCGGGATTCCACTTCTCCATCATTCCCTTCACCAGCTGTACCGCCATGTCGGCCTCTTTCGGCGACACGCGCGCTTCGCGCTCCCCGGGAATCTCGAGGCCTTTCGTCGAGCGCAGCTCGTGATTCCAGCGCAGGACCTCCAGGACCAGGACTCCGTCCCGCTCGAGCAGCGCGGCCATGTGCTGGCGCGTGCGCATCACCACGCTGGCGATGCCCACCATCCCGGTGCGCCGCAGCGTCTCGCGCAGCAGCGCGTAAGCCTTGGCGCCGCCCTTGGCGGGCTCGATGTAATAGGGACGCTCGAAATACAGCGGCGAAATCTGCGAAGCCTCGACGAAGCCCACGAGGTCGATCGTCTGCGTCGCCTCGACATTGGCGCGCTTGAGATCCTGATCGGTGAGCACGACGTAGCTCCCCTTGCGGTACTGATAGCCGCGCACAATCTGTCCCCAGGGGACCTCCTTCTCAGTCTTCTTGTTGATACGTTTGTACCCGATGGGGTTCAGGTCGCGCCGGTCGAGCTGATTGAACGACAGCTCGTTCGATTCCTCGGCGGGATGAAGAGCGACCGGTATGTTCACGAGTCCGAAGCTGATGCTGCCTTTCCAGAACGCTCTCGCCATGGCTCGCTTCCTCCAATCTTCACACGATCCAGGATAGGCGCGCGCTCCGTCGCGGGCAAAGGAAAGCTGCAACGCCGATGTGGCGCGGGAATTGCGTACTGCTAGCGGGGTTCGAGAGGTTCTCGAACGATTCTTCAACCCGATTTGGGAGGTCGCTGATGAGAGGCAGATCCAGTCGAAGCAAATCGTCCAGCAGCAGCCGGTCGCGCAGCCGTACCGGCGCCCAGGGCAAATCCAGCCGCGGCGGAAGCCGCTCGCGCAGCCGCACCGGCAGCCGCTCCGCCCGCTCCAGCTCGGGCAGCAAGCCTCGCAGCCGGTCGAAGAGTCGCCGCTACAGCCCCGGCGCGAGCCGCAGCGTCGAGAGCGCCATGCGGCGCCGGAAGCGCGGCACGCTGAAGAGCGGCCCACGCGGGCACGGCGGGACGGTGCACAGCCGCAAGCAGGCGATTGCCATCGGTCTGTCCGAGGCTCGCAAGAAGGGCGCGCGCGTGCCGCGCAAGCGCGGCGGGTCCCGCGAGGCCGCCTGACCCTGGGGCCATCACCCGAGGGGGAAAACGCCGCAACCCTACAGTTTTCCCCCGAATGCCCTCACCTCCGCGCGCCGGGTAGGCTGCTTTCGGTGCAAGGAGGCAAGACCATGCACAGGCACAAGAGCATCACCTTTTTCTTCGCCATTCTCTTCGCCGGAGTCGGAATGCGGACCGAGGCGGCAGCGAAGGAGAAGCTCGACGGCTATCTGGAATTCAAGAAGCCGCCCTATCTCATCGTGGACGGCCAGCGCCTCGAGGTGACGAAGAGGACGAAGCTGGACGCGGGCAGGTACCGCAGCGCCTTCGATGTCCCTCTTGGTTACTCCGTCAAGGCACAGGGCCGCCGGCGCCGCGACGGGACCATCGCCGCGAAGAGCCTTCAGGCGACCCGCAACGGGTCGGAGTTCATGGAAGGCCAGGTGATGTCGGCCACCAACGAGGAGGAGAGGAAGTATCTCGCGCAGCGAGCGATCTACGACACGGGACCTCACGGCGAGCGCAAGCTCGTCGGCCGCCTGATCACCGACGGCCCGGAGGTCGAGCGTTGCCGGCGCATCGTCGATCGCCTCCTCCCTTCCTATGTCGATCCGGACAGCGTCCGGGTCTACGTCGTCGACAACAAGGCCTGGAACGCGATGGCGATGGCCAACTACTCGGTTTACGTGTTCAGCGGGCTGCTCCCGGACATGGACGATGACGAGCTGGCCATCGTCCTGGGACACGAGCTGGCCCATGCCACCTACGAGCACAGCCGCCGGCAGGCCCGCAGCGGCCTCGTCGGTAACCTGGCGGGAGTCGCCGCGATCATCGCCTCGCAGCGCATCGGCAGCGAGCGCGGCCGCGTCGTGGCGGAGGGAGCGACGCTGCTCGGGGTCACGACCGTCGGGAACGTCTACAGCCGCAGCTACGAGGATCAGGCCGACCGCGTCGGCCTGCGCTACGTGTACGAGGCCGGCTACGACGTGCGCAAGGCGCCGCCTCTGTGGAAGCGCTTCGCGGAGAAGTATGGAGACGGCAGCCGGGTCACCAACTTCTTCTTCGGCGACCACTCGCTCGCCAGCCAGCGAGCCCGGGCGCTGCAGACCGAAATCACGCGCAATTACGGCAATCGGAACATCGATCCGCCCAGCGCGCAGGCGGTGGCACAGCGCTGGTGATTGGGCGGGGAGCTTCAGAGCGACTTGAGATACTCGACCAGGTCTTTCTTCTGCTCCTCGCTCAGTTTTAGCCCGCGTGTCGAGTCGTAATGGCTGACGACCGCGTCCAGCGTCGGGAAGCGCCCGTCGTGGTAGAAGCCGCCGCGGGTATGGGTCCAGAGACCGCGCAGCGGTGAGGTGCGATAGGCCTCGTCGGGTGATCGCTTGGCCTGGAAATCATCGATGACCATCTCTTCCGCCGTGTGCATGTTCCATCCGGGCTCGGTGAACAGTGGAGGAACGTGGCAGGTGGAGCATTTGCCGTCTCCATTGAACACCGTCCGGCCGCGGGCCGCCGCCTCGCGATCGAAGCTTCCCGAGGGAGGCCGCGGCGCGGGAATGGCCAGCTGGTAGAAGTGCAGCGAGGCCAGCTTCGGAGTGATGCGGTCTTCGTCGGAGCGGACATGCCCGAAGCCGTTCGCCGCGGCGATCGGGAACTTGGCCGCATCGTCCAGCCGCGGGTCGTAGAACGTCCCCTTGCCGTGCATCTCCAGATTCGCCACGAAAGCGTTCCAGTGGGTCACGGATCCCCAGCCGGTCCAGGTGTGCAGGTTCACCCCGGCCATGCCGAAGGCGGGGGGAATCAGGGTCGCGGAGGTGCCTCCATCGGGACCCACGGTCTTGCCGTCCAGGATCAGCTCCGCGTCGAACTTTCCGGGTCCCCACTTCTTGAGGACGTCGCGCACCGCATCCTGGCTGACATTCAGCAAGCCGGCGATCGGCTGCAGATTGGGGGCGAGGGAGATGATCGTGCCGACGTCCAGGTCGCGGTTCGCCCAGCCGTCCAGGCGGTGCCCGATGCCGGGCGCCAGGGAGTTGTCCACCGTTGAATGGCATAGGGCGCACTGGATCCCCATCGACCGGAGCTTTCCGGAGTCGTCGAAGAAACCGGTCACACCCACGACGGAGTTGAGCTTGAGGAGCGCCAGCGTCGTGGCGGGAGAATCGAGATCAACCTGCCGCCTCCTGAGCTTGTCGATCAGTGTCGAGGGGAGCGCGTCGACGTCCACCTTGAGACCGACCGCGAGCGCGGTCCGCGGCGAGACTCCGGGCCCCACGCCTCCGAGGTTTGACCCGGCAATCGCCTGGTGCAGGTGCAGTAAATCGCCCCAGAAGGCCTCGTCGCCGAAAGTGTCGAAGCGGAAAGTGCTGCGCCCTTCCCCCATCATGCGCTCGCCATTGTCGACGATGGCCCGGTCATAGGTGGTCAGACGCGCAGGCCGTGTGTCGCTCGAGCCTCCCATGCCGGCAAGCACCAGCAGCAGCGACAGCGTCCCGGCCGCTCCCAAGAGTATCTTCAAGCGTCGCATCAAGTCCTCCATGGATGGGCGTCCGTGGACGCCCGGTGGTCCGCGCACATCGCAAAGTCGTCGCGGGCTTCGTGCTGTGATCGAGACAATACCGTTTTTCCCGGATCTCCTTGGCCGTGAAGCCGATCCTCCGGTGTCGCTCCTACAGAGTGCGGCCAGGCGCGCGGCGTGACGAGTGATTCATCGATCTCTCTTTGTCTTTTTCTTCAGAAAAAGTGCCTTTACAATGGGAGCCTCTGGAGGCGACATGGAAACGCTCGTGCTGCTGCGGAGCGCCCGGCAGTCGGCTCTTTCCGACGAGGAGATCGTCCGGAGGATCCGCGCCGGCGAGACCTCCCTCTTCGAAATCCTCA belongs to Candidatus Polarisedimenticolia bacterium and includes:
- a CDS encoding DNA polymerase ligase N-terminal domain-containing protein; translated protein: MALATYRKKRRFTATPEPRGRVGRQAARGRSLQFVIQKHDATRLHYDFRLELDGVMKSWAVPKGPSLDPAVKRMAVHVEDHPIEYNKFEGIIPKGEYGGGPVLIWDRGSWIPEEDPREAYRRGTLKFQLEG
- a CDS encoding Ku protein — its product is MARAFWKGSISFGLVNIPVALHPAEESNELSFNQLDRRDLNPIGYKRINKKTEKEVPWGQIVRGYQYRKGSYVVLTDQDLKRANVEATQTIDLVGFVEASQISPLYFERPYYIEPAKGGAKAYALLRETLRRTGMVGIASVVMRTRQHMAALLERDGVLVLEVLRWNHELRSTKGLEIPGEREARVSPKEADMAVQLVKGMMEKWNPGKYKDTYAADLMALIKKKVASGKTAEVDESEPAPAKKRGVVVDLMPLLKKSLEQKQGRAGSRRRTTASGRTAGRGVSARGRRAS
- a CDS encoding DUF6496 domain-containing protein — protein: MRGRSSRSKSSSSSRSRSRTGAQGKSSRGGSRSRSRTGSRSARSSSGSKPRSRSKSRRYSPGASRSVESAMRRRKRGTLKSGPRGHGGTVHSRKQAIAIGLSEARKKGARVPRKRGGSREAA
- a CDS encoding M48 family metalloprotease, which gives rise to MHRHKSITFFFAILFAGVGMRTEAAAKEKLDGYLEFKKPPYLIVDGQRLEVTKRTKLDAGRYRSAFDVPLGYSVKAQGRRRRDGTIAAKSLQATRNGSEFMEGQVMSATNEEERKYLAQRAIYDTGPHGERKLVGRLITDGPEVERCRRIVDRLLPSYVDPDSVRVYVVDNKAWNAMAMANYSVYVFSGLLPDMDDDELAIVLGHELAHATYEHSRRQARSGLVGNLAGVAAIIASQRIGSERGRVVAEGATLLGVTTVGNVYSRSYEDQADRVGLRYVYEAGYDVRKAPPLWKRFAEKYGDGSRVTNFFFGDHSLASQRARALQTEITRNYGNRNIDPPSAQAVAQRW